The Musa acuminata AAA Group cultivar baxijiao chromosome BXJ2-2, Cavendish_Baxijiao_AAA, whole genome shotgun sequence genome contains the following window.
GAAAATTTTGATTGATAAAATTAGTACGATTTGGCATCCCACAGAAAAATTGCATTTGGCaaagtttttaagaaaaaattatgtTACCAGAATGCATCTTTCGACCTTGCCTACCTTTGGCACTTGAAGCTGCATGTAACACACATAAACAACTTAAAAGTTGTGACCAATTCCATCATTCAATGCATATTTCTCGAGAATCTGTGCTCGCAATAAAATAAGTTGATTCAGAGAGGTGCGCAATATTTGTACATATCCATACTTGTAGCTCATGACACCACCAATGCATGCATTTGTAGTACTATGATTGTATATGTGATGATTTGTTACATTGGTTTCCAACTAGGTTATATATGTATTTAAGCACACCAATGTCCTATTCTTTTCTATCTAGATTGATAATGATTGTACATGGAACTATTTACGTTGAGCATGATTCATCCAAATTACAATCATAGACATACCTACTAGGCTACTACTACGACCTTACTAACAGAACATAATAGTTTGAAGTAAGACTTGAGGAAGAACAATACATGAATAACCATGTGAGCATTGCAGTCTTTATCACCTTCGACTATTTTTACTATTTTTTGGTGTTTTTGAATGTTATTTTTGTTGTCCTGCATCACCTATAAATATATTTCTTGCTATCATTATCGTCCtctttatgaaaaaaattattagattgTAATTCTAAATCTATCTCTGCAGCCTTTCGATTGGTTGAAGAAGCAACTTTTTCAAAATCCTGAGCCTGAGAAGTGACTTCTGTCACAGAAACTTGCAAGAACTTCTGTTTCCCATATCGGGAAAGTAAAAAAGTTTGGCTGAAATAAAGATGCATCACTTTTATTTTCCACATGACTGCGGGCCTATAGAACCTGTGATGACTTGCTTGTGAAGTTTCGTTGCATCAGCCATCAACTGAAAAGTTGTGTTTTTTGTCCAGATAATTTCTGACTGATATGTGAGTATGATTTTATTTCAAGCATGATCAATGTCCAGTAACAAACCCAGCATTTGTACCAACAGTTGATGAATCATGATACTATTTTGCAGGATGCTGTGCCAATCTTGCAAGCCTGTGTGTTTATAATCATAAACATACTACATGAAAATTATTAATCGCACCGATATAATTTGTTTAGTTTATTTGATGTGTCTTCAAAACTAAACTGAAAACAAAATTCCACTTTATGTGAGCTGAATAAGTTTATTAGATGATTGAATATAAAGCATTAACCCAGTATACAAAGCTCATGATGATACAAGAGGaaaaaaaatctctaattttTGTAACTTTATGttgaaaaataaagagaaaaaaaggatTATTTTCATAAAAAAGTTTTTTCTTGTTAGATTCTTTTTAGGAGTtggttttgattttaattttttaatttagtgTTTTTTTCTCTAATGCTCTAAATGTTCATTGCGACCTTCGTTTTATCGTCTTTTCTTTGAGGAAGATGAAGAATAAGAGATGGAGGAGGAACTTTTTATTGCGACCTCCATTTTTCTCTAATGCTCTAATGCTCTAAATGTTCATTGCGACCTTCATTTTATCGACTTTTCTTTGCGACCTCCATTTTATCATCTTCATCTTATTTTTTCAATGCATGACACATTGAGTGAACTCGACTTTTCTTTGAGGAGGATGAAGAATAAGAGATGGAGGAGGAACTCACTTTTCTTTGAGGAAGATGAGGAAtaagagatggaggaggaaggaggaaaaaaagaaaaaaaaaaggatgaaggGAATTAAATTTTAAcaaagaagaaaattattatttttaatgtttttacaattCTTGGATGCATGGAAGATGATGTATTTGACTTTATAAATTAGTAATATTCTTATACTAATCGATTGTCATCATGGCAAGAATAATTTGGCGATAGGCTTAAAAATGGCAGACAACATATTTTTGTTTGGGGAGAAATAGAGAAAACACAAatctgagttttctttttaatatatcaagaaaaaaggaaaagataattttaatggttTTGCGGTGCTTTCTTGCATGGTAGCCGTAGGATCTACCGACGCCTTCTTTATCCACCGTTAATAGCTACGTTCTTTCGCACTGAAACTTGCCATTCAATTCCCCTCCGACCCGAGATCTCTCAGATCTGATCTGCCAACCCccgttcctcttcttcttctccgtcgTCGTCTTCGCCTCGAGCCGGAGACGAAGATGTACATGGCATATGGATGGCCCCAGGTCATCCCCTTGGAGAGCACCGCTGAtgccgccacctcctcctccccctctttcGATCGGATCGTCTACCTCAAGGTCATCAACCGCCATCTCCTCGTCGTCTCCCCCACCCACCTCGAGCTCTGGAGCTCCTCCCAGGTTCGCTACCCCGCACGCCCCCCCCCTCCTTGTACGCTTTTTGCTTCCCCGATTGCTGATCTTTGCGTTTTGGTTGATCGATTGGCTTGATCCGGCAGCATAAGGTGAGATTGGGCAAGTACGTGAGGGATGCCGATTCGGTCGAGAGAGAGGGCGAGAATCTGCaagccatttggagccctgacACCAAGTCGATCGCCGTTCTTGTAAGTGGGAACCTACTGTAATCTTGTTCTTggttttattgatttttttctttcgAAAATTTTGCGGAAATTGGATATCATGGTCTGTCCCGGCTTTTGTGTTACTCTGTTGTAGTATGTGCCGCCCGGTCCCAGGCCCTCTTGCTTCCCCATTGGCCTTCCTGGGCCCTTTGCAACTTTAGGTTTCTTGATATGTTATAATAGATGAATCATTTGTTAGTCATGAGCTTTAAGCATATCCTGAACCATATCATGCTCCTTGCTACCTAAGCGCTTGCACCATTTTACGCACTTTTCACTTTTTACGATGAGATATACTTTCTGCTCATTAGCTCTTTCCCTGAATTTTGTAAACTAGACATATTTTCAATTTGCTTTAGCATTGCAATTTCTTTACTGCATAAAAATCAAATTGGAAACAAGTATGTTTATTAAAACAATATACTTGGTGTTTTGTTAGTGTAAACTTGTGGACAGTTGATTTAATTGCTCAGATACACCAAATGGCTGCTGGTTCCAGTAGGTTTAGACATTTGGTGTTCTTTTCCCGAGAACTCGGAGTAATTCATAGTGCAAATCATGGTAAAGATAAAAGGGCACATTGGAAAAATGAAGATTACTGAACCTATAATTTGCTTTTCATATCATGCACTGAACAAAATTTTCACGTGGATTTTCTGTTTGAAACCAAATCTTATAGACTTACTTTCATGTTGCACACCTTTGGGACTTAATGGTAGAAACTTGAGATGCTTCTGTGGTATCACATGCGTGTTGTGGTCTGTGCTGCTTTGTATACAAGATGTCAACTGACTGTTGGTACATACAGTATGTATAGTATGTTGGCATGGTTCTATTTAGTGGTTTTGACATTCTATTTATCCATTTGTCATGTTAATAGAGTCCCATACACAAACTGATTGGGAGATGAGCTTCTTCATGTTTCTCTCTCTATATTTGCTGTTTCCACGTTCTACCATTAGCATGTCATAGGTGTGCCTATGACATGACATTATTTGCACATACGAGATGGACTATGGCCAACATGAGGATGTCTTTGGAAGCGCTGGAACGTGAGTTTTCATTGTCAGTTTTATAAAAGTTCAAAAAAGAATAATATATGAGTACAAATGTTCAGTAGGAAATAAGGTGAATTAGGAGGATCATAATTATGAATACATTaattaaatatcatttattaaaatgatttcataataataaattatacacATGTTATCACAAAGGGGTTAATATATTCAACTTAGGTTACATGCCATAATATAGTATTAAGAACACATCATAATTATATAGTCATGCATTATTAcatataaatcattaaatcaataaTTATTAAGTCTTGATGCATGTGATGGTCTCCCATCAATGGATGGAGAGGTCTTACTCCTCATATAAATAACTCTTCCAGCAACGGATGAAGTGACATCTCTTATCTACCAGGGTGGAGACATATCTCACTTGCAAAGCAGGAGACAATTTAGCTGATGATCTAGCTGATGATTCACTAATTTCTGTAGGAAATTATCTTACCAATGCTGATCTGCCTAACCATCAATAGAGACAATGTATATAGCATCACATCGATATCATTTgtggtatcaactttcatacagtttATGAAATTATCATGGACTCATCATGTAATATCAAAATATTAGGAAGACAaaacaaaaatatgtatcatggaaTGTACTAAGCTTTGAGTAAGAAATTCCTTTTAGGCCTCTTTTTGATTGGCTTCTTGGGACATGCTTTCTGTTTTATTGGATATTTATATATAAGAATTCAAGATGCATGTTCTTGGACTCTGCATAAGATTTATCCACATGATAAATTGGGTATAACGTTGGAATTTTTGCCACATCTTATTATATAAGTAAAAGATACATATTAATAAAAGGACCCCTTAAACATAAGGATTAGCATCTCTAATCATAATGCAACATTTGGGGTAGCTTACTAACTTTCATCAGAAAGGTATGATTACCTTAACTGTAACCTTATAGTACCATTTCCTACATTGTGCGTGGTTGTGCAATCCTTTTTTCCTTTATCGTGAGGTTTAGGTAACCATTATATGACTTTTCTAATTCTTTTACTGGTAATGCTGCAGACTTCTGCATCATATCTTCATATTTATAAAGTCCATTTTTCTGGAAAAAGGCTTATGATTGGAGGCAAACAACTCCCTGGTCTGTTTCTTGCTAGTGTATCACTAGTTATCACTGAGAAGGCGCCTTTCCGAGAGAAAAATTTAGTAATGTATGGAATTATTTCTGAGCTATCCAGGCCTTTGATTGGCTCTTTCAAAAGACTTATATGTGTTACTTGCAATTTCTTTTTTTCAGTAGCAATTTTGTGTGTGATAGCAAAAACATGCTGCTTGGACTTTCTGATGGACATTTGCAGCTTGTTTCTTGGATTGGAGAGGTATATATTCAATAACTTTCCAATTTTATCTTGTGATAATTTGGTAGCATTCTGCAaccattcaagtgtttttttccgTAGTTGTTTATGGGCAGCTTTTCATACTTGGTGTTTGTTACTACATCCAGTTCCCTAGCATCTTCAAAATTTGTTGCCAGCCAGCACATTCTGTAGTGGATGCATCTTCTGCTTTCCTAGGAAATGCAAGTGTGCAAGAATCTGTCCAGTGCTGTACTAGAAGTTCAGCCATTGTGCAGCTTGAGTTGTCATTACAACTGAGGTTGTTAGTTGTTTTGTTCTCTGGTTGTCAAATTGCACTTTGTTCTGTAAATAAAAAGGGTTTAAAGCAGACAAGCTTTATTAAAGCTGAAAGGTGGTTGAATACAGATGATGCAATGTGTGCTTCTGTAGCTTCTGATCAACAGATCCTTGCAGTTGGTTGTAGCAGGGGTGTTGTGGAATTATATGACCTGGCAGAGAATGCAACACATCTTCGCACAATTTCTTTGTATGACTGGGGGTAAGTTCTTTTACTCTATCTAGGCTAATTAATTTCTTTGTACATTGATATATTGTTGaaatcaagtttttttttcttttttctggtcCTTCAATTACAGCACAATACCTATGGAAACATTTGGAAAATTTAGGTTTCGAGTGTCCTGTGAGAAGATGTAGATATGGATTCAATCATGTTAGATTCCATTGTGGATTGAAAAGTAGACAAAATGTCTAATAATTTTCATCATGTAGAAACTCAGAGTTCCTGATTCTGAAGTGGTAGATGCAATCAGGATCAAGATTTCAAGTACCACTATATGTTCCAGAATCTTGAGACCTACTACACACCATCTAGTATAGTTGACATTTCTATGCTGATTAAAATACTTTAAAAATGATTATTATGTCTGTTCCAATTGGTATGGTTGGTGTATTAATATATCAGTACGCCATTTAGACTAGTATGATAGGTTTACTTAGTATTTGAAACCACGACTAGGACCTAAGAATTTATGTATCATGTAGTTAACTATATtaaaatttgaatctaaatgaaaaTACCTTACTTGCTAAAAAGAGGCTTCGTTAGGTAGGACAGATAGCTCTGGTATCAGATATAATGTTGGACAAGTTTGtgacatgtgtgtatatatatatgtatgtatgtatgtatgtacgtatatttgtatacacacacacacacacacacacacacacacacacacacacatatatatatatatatatatatatatatatatatatatatatatatatcacacatacatacataaatataattttagtgtgGAGGAAAAAAAGCTAGAAAGGAAGCCAAAGATTATAATTGTAAATATAATAGAAGAAAAAGATAAGTATTAGACTCACTCTAGCTCAAGGAGAATATTTTGCATGAAGATGATGAAATCACACCAACGGGAGTTAAAAGTGTGACCTTGCAGCACTCACACATGCATCTCACACGTACAAAATGATCTCATTATCTCTAATTCATGCCAATTACAATTTCTTTTCCCCTTTCTATAGACCCCTcaagtaaaagaagaaagaaaataacaaatataaaGAAGATTATAATTACGTCAATTCAaatatatcacttgttctttcctgATTTGAAGAAGACAATATTCCATATCtgatttgaaatataattttcctttttaatgATATATCTGATTAATGGGTTTCATCTACGTAAGGATGAAATTTCCATGTAGAGCTGAGATCCTCAATGAAACCCATgatggtttttcttttttttgcttccttATTCTTCTTGTTGAGCAATCTTGGTAACTAATATTAGGTTGTAGTAGTGTTGTCTTATGAAATTTGCAGAAGACATGTTAAACTAATAAAAATTATCCAAGATGGAAATTATGGAACCAAATTCTTCTGGAAGGTTTGTGATTTTCGGGGTAGTAGTTGTTTATCACCTTTCTTTTATAAGGGGTGAGAAGCTAATCTTTTATAGTCCTATTTTGCCCAACCTTCTTTTATGAGGGTGTGGTTTTATTGCTGGAATCCTTCATGAGAGGATTTAATTTTTGGTTCAATTAACTTCTCAAATTCTTAGTCACCAATTTATTGACATCTGTTGCTCAAACTGATCACTTAGCTGATTTTCAGTTTGACATAATCCAAGGATCTTGATGATCGTCTGCTTCATGACAAGAAGCAgctttcaaatatgaaataaagctcccttgttttttttttttcgaggTTGGAATAAGTCTTCAGTTGAAGACTGTAATGTTGGACAAAGAAAACTTTTCCTACGTATATGGCTTGAAAGAGAGCCCTATCTCTACTTGAGAGAACCCTATCCACTTTCAAGCTTTATGAGATTTAAAAGTTATTGTGCATCATAATGGATAATTAGTTGCTGCGTGGCACAGATCTAGAAAACAATTGTAGAACCGTGGTTTTAAATACTGGTCctatatcattgaataaaatattaaaaaataaaactgaATTGTATATGTTGCCAGGACCATGCTTTACGTCTTGATGCTGGTACTTGGTTGAACTAGTAATGCCAGCAGGTCCATACCGGTCCAACTGGAATTTAAGACTGTTAAGACAGTAATGCACACTGCCTTCAAAACACTTCTATCTTTGATTAGACCATGATAGTCTGGATAATGTGGAGGTTCACTTTTGACAAATAAATAGCACTCTATGATGGCAAGTTGGGAGAAGATCTTGTGCTATGTTCATAATCAGGTTCGGAATCATGAAATCAGGCTTATAGCTTCAAAATGATTCCAATCTTTAATGAAATGAAACATATGATTGGTTCTGTTGAAGTTCAAAGTTAGAGACTGAAAAGAGAAGGGATCCAAATAATAGTCTATAAAGGGTATGCTGCAAAAATACAGACTGTAAGGATGTTACTGAAGACTGAAATGAGAGGAAAAAGGATGTTTCTCTGGCTTTATTGCCTTTCCCATCAATGGTTTCATCTATTTCCTCACTAAGTTACTGTCGAATGGTCAAGGACTCTGAGATATTTGTTCCCGTTTTCTTAACAAAAATAAACAATCTGCTGCTTTATTTATTTGTAATATATACATTATGCCTTTATTTAAGTGATTCCTCTCCTATTCATGTCTGGTTTTCTCTTTTCCGTAGCTATAGAACATATAGCTGCATAACTCATGTTTTCCTTGTGTCCATTGGATTGTTGTGTATAGCAAGATAGTCATTCTACACATTGTCACTTGAGGTTATCCTACAATTGGAAATATTCTGGGTTATATCTACTGTTAATATGTTCTGAAAACTGCAATAAGATGTTGTCATGTAACTCATTTTTAAAAACTTGACCATAGTtcatgaactcattctctcttgaacattttaatttttctttgttatttttttgTAAAAACGACTGCAGAAGTTAGATTTTGCTTTTTATAAAATGCAGGTACTCTATGGAGGATACTGGTCctgtcacatgtatatcttggacACCTGACAATTGTGCTTTTGCTGTGGGGTGGAAGTTTAGAGGGCTTACGGTTTGGTCTGCATCTGGGTGCCGATTGATGTGCACAATTCGTCAAATTGGAATGAGTTCAGCTTCATCTCCTATGGTTAAGCCTAATCAGGATTTAAAATTTGAGCCTCTTATTAGTGGGACCTCACAGGTTCAGTGGGATGAGTTTGGATACAAGCTTTATGCAATTGAAGAACGATCATCTGAGAggattttagcattttcatttggCAAATGCTGCCTTAACAGAGGGCTTTCAGGCACATCATATGTTCGCCAGATTGTATATGGTGAAGACCGAGTCCTTGTTGTGCAGCCTGCTGATACAGATGAACTTAAAATTGTTCACCTTAATCTGCCAGTAATGTCTAACATGGAACAACTTCTTTGCTTACCatgaattatttaatttttttttctaattttgtggGTCTTCTTGAATCAGGTATCTTATATTTCACAAAACTGGCCTGTTTTACACGTTGTTGCTAGCAAAGATGGTATGTACTTAGCAGTTGCAGGTGTCCATGGCCTCATACTGTATGACTTGCGCAACAAAAAGTGGCGAGTCTTTGGGGATGTTACACAAGAGCAAAAAATTGAGTGCAAAGGCTTATTATGGCTTGGCAAAATTATCGTTGTATGTAACTACATTGAGTCTTCTAACACGTGAGAACTTTAACCTCTTAGTTTTCTTCTCCCTTTTACTTTTAGAAGCTTCCTCCAATTACATTTGCCGCTTTAAGTGTCTTCTATACATTAGAGGATTATTAGCATAGTTTTATTGGCATTGCTTGATAGTCTCTTATGTTTTAAATTTGTAATGATCTGTTAACAACTCTTCATTTCAGCTTAATATGGTTGTTATGACAAATGCCAGATGTTAGCCAATCAAACACTGAAATGGAATATATGTTTGCCTTTTTGTTGGTATTGATTATACTATTTGTTTTATATCTTATCTCATGGAACCAGTGCTTCTTGTAAATGCACGTTCAATATTTTAGTTAAGCTGTGCTCAGTGCCAGAAACTGTAACTGCAATTTGATGCAGTTAATTTTGGTGCTTCTACTTCCATCACCTTCGGATTTGGGCTGATCTTCCTGCTGTAAGATCTATTACCCAGGATTCTACTATCCTCAATGAATGATCTAGTTTATGAATTAAACTAGATTAGTACATCAATTATGAATAGTAATTTAAGTACGGCAAATGTAAATGTAATGAAAAAAAAGGGTGCTAATTTGATAATCCTATAATACCATAACAAACACCCTGGAATATTTCAGTATTAACCATGCAAGACATTGCATTTCTAAGCATGTCTGCCTATCCAAGTTTTTTCAGTGGACTCACAATAGACCTGTGGAAAGCTGGGGAATTACCCATTaagcttaatttttttttaactcaCTCTGGTAGAtggtaattttcaaaaaaatcattGCCTTCATACGAATATGTTCCATTTGAActttgttatatatatttttgtacaAGTATGCCATTAGTTTTACCTAGATATGCATATCTGGGGCCTTGTCTCCCCATCAGTACAAAAGTTGATGCATGTTAAATGTGTAAGGATATGCATTGGACCCTCCTGATGGTGCATCTGTGTGTCCTTGAATGAGGAAAaataaggagaaggaagaagaagagaaaaagagagggggaagaggaagagaagtggGATCTACCATAGCTGTTGGCTTGTTGCTGTTGGTCCTGCTGCCTCATTTTCCTTTATGCCATTACTGATTGCCACATGAGCACCAAAGTATAAAGAGAATTCCCAAAGGTATTCACTGCCCATTCTTTCCCCTAATGCCTGATACTATACTTAGGTAGTGGTGGTAGGTGTGTGCATGGAGTAAAAATTATATAATCAAGAATATATATGTTAATGTCATGGTTCTATGTTTCGACTGGACCACCACATACCAGTTTGCACATGTACCTCTCATCATCGTGTATACTTAAAAAAGGTTGTGCAGCATGTATCGGCATAAGGCATGTTGGTATACCGGCACATGCAAGACCCAAATTGGTTCAGCCGACCTGGATCAGATACCTGAAACGTCAAATCATGGTTAACATTTTATGGTTTACTTTATTTGTTAGGATCACATGTATCACGTATAATAGCATTAGTCcgtagtatatatatatttgttttacaAATACAAAttggttttttttattaaaattgtaCGTTCTATACAAGAATTCTCTATAtactaattatataatataaatatattatttgtctCTATATAAGAGTTTTTATAAAATATcctgtatccttttttttttgcttgccaAATAGGACACAAATGTGTCAAAATTGTATTCCTGTAATTGTGTCCAGGTAACACTGGTCTCATGGACTGGCTTCCAATGTGTTTCTTTTGTTCACTACTGCAATCAACCTAGGTTTGTCCAGGTAGTCTTGTCCATGCTTATTAGTTTTTGCTGTGGTTTTTctgcttcaggatttgtatttgtCTGCCTACCTTCCTTCTAAGATGTTCAGAGTTCCAGATACTGTAGGTGACTCCTTGCCCCTTGGTGTCAGTGATTATATTTTAACTCAGcttatttgttaaagaaaaaaacTGTAGGAAGGGGAATGACTGTTGTTTTGTTTTACTAGTATCATGTATGGGTTATCTTAATTCTTAAGGGACCtaaacatgttttctgtgttgttTCTGAAGCACTGAATCAGGAACTGTCTTCTAATTTTTATTCCTTCTTGCTTGGACCTTAGCAACCAACAGAAACTTAGCCCCTcaacattttttgaaaaatacaaGGTGCACAAAAAGGAAACTTTAGCTATAATTGTAGTTCAGCTACTCCAACATAATACATGAAATTTCTGTTCAAGATGAATATCGACTATTGTGGTTGTTTCTGTTGCTTCTGACTTCATCCAATCCTAATATTGAGTTATTAAGTTTTAAAGGTTTACAAATCCCTGTAGGTATGAGTTGTTGTTTTATCCAAGATATCATCTTGATCAGAGCTCATTACTCTACCGGAAACAATTACTCGGGAAACCAATGGTCATGGATGTGTTCCAGGACTATGTACTTGTTACTTATCGCCCATTCGATGTTCATATCTTCCACGTGAAGATCTCAGGAGAACTCTCACCTTCTAGTTCCCCAGTTTTGCAGGTAAAGTTTGATTTGCCATTGATCAGTTTAATCTTCAGAAAGTGCTTATTTCAAGTTTAACATATATAATCTGCCAAATAAAATACATGTTCTTATGatttaaataatcaaataaaGAACAGCTTTCCACAGTACGGGAGCTTTCCATAATGACTGCAAAGAGCCATCCAGCCTCAATGCGCTTTATTCCTGATTCCACAGCAGAAAAGGCATTGGAAAAGAACAATTCTTTGGATATCTTATCTCAACAACCATCTAGGTACGTAGCCCCTTCCTTCCTGAGAACAAGATGGGCCTGGGCGTCTAATTGTGATTGCTTATAATGTCAGATGCCTTATATTACGTACAAATGGAGAGCTTTCAGTACTTGATTTGGATGATGGGCATGAGCAGTTGCTCTCTAACTCTGTTGAACTCTTTTGGGTTACTTGCGGCCAGTCTGAGGAGAAGGCTAATCTTATCGAGGAAGTTTCTTGGCTAGACTATGGCCATCGAGGAATGCAGGTATATAAGAGCAATATTTGCACGTTTTTAGTACTGTTTTGCATTCTTTAGCCTGATGTTTGTAATGAGGTGATGTCAGTTTCTGTACTGCTTTCTAATgcaattttgatataaaatttgttCATTACAGGTGTGGTATCCGTCACCTGGTGTGGATCCATTCAAACGGGAAGACTTTTTGCAGGTATATGTATATCCTTATTTTTGTGGAGATATAGAATTTTGTAGTCCAGTACAGCCTTTGAAATTTAAACCTGTTTGCTCAATCAGCATTAATTTACAGTCATGACTCTAGGCACCAGTGATCCTGCAGTAATTTGTTTCAGCTTGTCATTTTTCGGGTAGTTTCTAAATTGTTGTCTAGTATCCTGCACAAATATGTCATGTGGCAGTCTTAGGATGTAACTAGTAAAAAGTGTAGGCCTATACACAAGAATTCTCCAATTATACTTTTTGGGGAGGATCATTGTACACATCCTTAACCCTATGAGCCCAGTCCATGAGGCCTCTGCCAATGTGCGATCTAGGGAGGGCTAATTTATGTAGCTTTACCCTTGCAAGTAGAATTATTTTTGTGACTCCACTGGTATTCACCCAGGCCATGGAGGGGTAACCTTATAATGGCATCAAGCTCAGtaatttattttcaataaaatagtCAATAGGAGTCAATATTTTTATGTGACTGTATGCCCTTGTCCTACTGAAGTTTTGGTACGACATACCATGTTTTCCATGC
Protein-coding sequences here:
- the LOC135606097 gene encoding uncharacterized protein LOC135606097, with amino-acid sequence MYMAYGWPQVIPLESTADAATSSSPSFDRIVYLKVINRHLLVVSPTHLELWSSSQHKVRLGKYVRDADSVEREGENLQAIWSPDTKSIAVLTSASYLHIYKVHFSGKRLMIGGKQLPGLFLASVSLVITEKAPFREKNLVISNFVCDSKNMLLGLSDGHLQLVSWIGEFPSIFKICCQPAHSVVDASSAFLGNASVQESVQCCTRSSAIVQLELSLQLRLLVVLFSGCQIALCSVNKKGLKQTSFIKAERWLNTDDAMCASVASDQQILAVGCSRGVVELYDLAENATHLRTISLYDWGYSMEDTGPVTCISWTPDNCAFAVGWKFRGLTVWSASGCRLMCTIRQIGMSSASSPMVKPNQDLKFEPLISGTSQVQWDEFGYKLYAIEERSSERILAFSFGKCCLNRGLSGTSYVRQIVYGEDRVLVVQPADTDELKIVHLNLPVSYISQNWPVLHVVASKDGMYLAVAGVHGLILYDLRNKKWRVFGDVTQEQKIECKGLLWLGKIIVVCNYIESSNTYELLFYPRYHLDQSSLLYRKQLLGKPMVMDVFQDYVLVTYRPFDVHIFHVKISGELSPSSSPVLQLSTVRELSIMTAKSHPASMRFIPDSTAEKALEKNNSLDILSQQPSRCLILRTNGELSVLDLDDGHEQLLSNSVELFWVTCGQSEEKANLIEEVSWLDYGHRGMQVWYPSPGVDPFKREDFLQLDPELEFDREIYPLGLLPNIAVVVGVCQRMSFSACSEFPCFEPSPQAQTILHCLLRHLLQRDKSEEALHLACLSAEKPHFSHCLEWLLFTVFDAEISRQSANKNQFSASLTPSSNSLLEKTCNLIKNFPEYVEVVVSVARKTDGRHWADLFSSAGRSTELFEECFQRRWYRTAACYILVIAKLEGPAVSQYCALRLLQATLDESLYELAGELVRFLLRSGREYENATTESDKLSPRILGYFLFRSPYRRQSSDLKSTSFKDLSPHIASVKNILETHASHLMSGKELSKLVAFVKGTQFDLVEYLQRERQGSARLENFASGLQLIGQKLQMDTLQSRLDAEFLLAHMCSVKFKEWIVVLATLLRRAEVLVDLFRHDLRLWTAYSRTLQSHPSFHNYLDLLDVLEEQLASVSDQDIQNGPAASSDHSSE